One Delphinus delphis chromosome 3, mDelDel1.2, whole genome shotgun sequence genomic region harbors:
- the NEUROG1 gene encoding neurogenin-1, with protein MPAPLETCLSDLDCASSSSTSDLSGFLTDEEDCARLQQPTSASGPPMTARKGSPGIPGASDTPRAQDDEQERRRRRGRARVRSEALLHSLRRSRRVKANDRERNRMHNLNAALDALRSVLPSFPDDTKLTKIETLRFAYNYIWALAETLRLADQGLPGGGARERLLPPQCAPCLPGPPSPASDAESWGSGAAASPCAAAASPLSDPSSPAASEDFTYGPGDPLFSFPGLPKDLLHTTPCFIPYH; from the coding sequence ATGCCAGCCCCTCTGGAGACCTGCCTCTCGGACCTCGACTgcgccagcagcagcagcaccagcGACCTGTCCGGCTTCCTCACCGACGAGGAGGACTGTGCCAGGCTCCAACAGCCCACGTCCGCCTCGGGGCCGCCCATGACGGCCCGCAAGGGCTCACCCGGGATTCCCGGGGCGTCGGACACTCCTCGTGCGCAGGACGACGAGCAGGAGCGGCGTCGGCGCAGGGGCCGCGCGCGGGTGCGCTCCGAGGCGCTGCTGCACTCGCTGCGCAGGAGCCGACGCGTCAAGGCCAACGACCGCGAGCGCAACCGCATGCACAACTTGAACGCGGCGCTGGACGCGCTGCGCAGCGTGCTGCCCTCCTTCCCCGACGACACCAAGCTCACCAAGATCGAGACGCTGCGCTTCGCCTACAACTACATCTGGGCTTTGGCCGAGACTCTGCGCCTGGCCGACCAGGGGCTGCCCGGGGGCGGTGCCCGAGAGCGCCTCCTGCCGCCGCAGTGTGCCCCCTGCCTCCCCGGGCCCCCGAGCCCCGCCAGCGACGCGGAGTCCTGGGGCTCCGGGGCCGCCGCCTCCCCCTGCGCCGCTGCCGCCTCGCCACTCTCTGACCCCAGTAGCCCCGCCGCCTCCGAAGACTTCACCTATGGCCCTGGCGACCCCCTTTTTTCCTTCCCGGGCCTGCCCAAAGACTTGCTCCACACGACGCCCTGTTTCATCCCTTACCACTAG